A stretch of Lathyrus oleraceus cultivar Zhongwan6 chromosome 6, CAAS_Psat_ZW6_1.0, whole genome shotgun sequence DNA encodes these proteins:
- the LOC127096690 gene encoding 60S ribosomal protein L13-1 encodes MVKHNNVIPNEHFRKHWQNYVKTWFNQPARKTRRRLARQKKAVKIFPRPTAGPLRPIVHGQTAKYNMKLRAGKGFSLEELKAAGIPKKLAPTIGIAIDHRRRNRSLEGLQANVQRLKTYKAKLVVFPRRGRKTKAGDSTPEELANATQVQGSYLPIVREKPAVELVKITDEMKAFKAYYKLRLERTNKRHLGARLKRAAEAEKEDSKK; translated from the exons ATGGTTAAGCACAACAATGTTATCCCCAATGAACATTTTCGTAAACATTGGCAAAACTATGTGAAGACATGGTTTAATCAACCAGCAAGGAAGACCAGAAGACGCTTGG CTCGCCAAAAGAAGGCAGTTAAGATTTTCCCCAGGCCTACTGCTGGACCTCTTAGGCCAATTGTTCATGGACAAACTGCCAAATACAACATGAAACTCCGAGCTGGTAAAGGATTTTCTCTTGAAGAGTTGAAG GCTGCTGGTATCCCAAAGAAGCTTGCTCCAACCATTGGCATTGCCATAGATCATCGCCGCAGGAATCGTTCTTTGGAGGGTCTTCAAGCTAATGTGCAGAGGCTGAAGACATACAAGGCCAAATTGGTTGTTTTCCCAAGACGTGGACGCAAGACCAAG GCTGGTGACTCTACACCTGAGGAACTTGCTAATGCCACACAAGTCCAGGGATCATACTTGCCAATTGTGAGGGAGAAGCCAGCGGTTGAACTTGTTAAGATTACTGATGAAATGAAGGCATTCAAAGCTTATTACAAGCTCCGCCTTGAACGCACAAACAAGCGTCACCTTGGTGCTAGGCTCAAGAGGGCTGCTGAGGCAGAAAAGGAAGACAGCAAGAAGTGA